One genomic region from Portunus trituberculatus isolate SZX2019 chromosome 3, ASM1759143v1, whole genome shotgun sequence encodes:
- the LOC123508849 gene encoding SH3 domain-containing protein Dlish-like has protein sequence MAFLCPVRIRRNKKKKGSGGYVSEGEEKVVRAPGLGRITGSASIETLVRVGLEKEAGLSPDSKMVVLHDFTPCVDDELEVKRGSVVNVLYQENDWVYVIAEHGQQEGFIPHSYCAPYGSQLGELTINHKKKMPRDHSSLEGGGGLDTDHNTTIGTVNSGGTDNPGLVGSDSESYGGKVIGGPPNRTSDSSIQSGSATPDIHPFFKDPAGRYIVLYTFIARDENDVSVERGEFVTVLNRDDPDWYWVLRSDGQEGFVPSGFVYPADVIQDHLEGSGGGGGGGGGGVMVHGGLGSAGYGPGQHHLGPGNSDDLRFHGSELVMLYDYKAQAPDDLSVRRGDWIYADLNNQTVDGWLWAYAPKTRKYGFIPRAYARPPAMTSL, from the exons ATGGCTTTTCTGTGCCCAGTAAGGATTCGacggaacaagaaaaagaaag GGTCTGGTGGCTATGTGtcggagggggaggagaaggtggtgagggCGCCGGGCTTGGGACGCATCACAGGTTCAGCCTCCATAGAAACACTGGTGAGGGTCGGACTGGAGAAGGAAGCTGGGTTATCGCCGGACAGCAAAATGGTGGTGCTTCATGACTTCACTCCCTGTGTCGATGATGAGCtggaggtgaagagaggaagt GTTGTCAATGTGCTGTACCAGGAGAACGATTGGGTGTATGTGATAGCAGAACATGGCCAGCAAGAAGGCTTCATTCCACACTCCTATTGTGCTCCCTATGGCTCACAGCTTGGAGAACTTACCATCAACCATAAA AAAAAGATGCCACGTGACCACAGCTCGttagaaggtggtggtggccttgacactgaccacaacaccaccattgGCACTGTGAACTCTGGTGGCACTG ACAACCCGGGTCTGGTCGGCTCGGATTCAGAGAGTTACGGGGGCAAGGTGATCGGTGGACCGCCTAACAGAACATCCGACTCATCCATCCAGAGCGGATCAGCCACGCCAGACATACATCCGTTCTTTAAG GATCCCGCTGGTCGTTATATCGTACTGTACACATTCATCGCACGAGACGAGAATGACGTGAGTGTGGAGCGCGGGGAGTTTGTGACAGTGCTGAACAGAGACGACCCTGATTGGTACTGGGTGCTAAGGTCAGACGGACAGGAGGGCTTTGTACCATCTGGCTTTGTGTACCCTGCTGATGTCATACAAG accacctggagggaagcggcggcggtggcggtggtgggggcGGGGGTGTCATGGTGCACGGGGGCCTCGGGTCAGCTGGCTATGGACCGGGTCAGCACCACCTGGGACCCGGCAACAGTGATGACCTTCGCTTCCACGGCTCTGAACTAGTCATGCTTTACGACTACAAG GCACAGGCACCAGATGACCTGTCAGTGCGGCGAGGGGACTGGATCTACGCTGACCTCAATAACCAGACAGTGGACGGATGGTTGTGGGCATATGCTCCTAAGACAAGGAAGTATGGGTTTATTCCTCGAGCATATGCAAGACCCCCTGCCATGACGTCACTATAG